A genomic window from Anopheles ziemanni chromosome X, idAnoZiCoDA_A2_x.2, whole genome shotgun sequence includes:
- the LOC131290926 gene encoding protein white, whose protein sequence is MTINTDDQYGDGENKSTISSSRRYSTSSYQDQSLEDDGINTTLTNDKATLIQVWKPKSYGSVKGQIPQHERLTYTWKEIDVFGEAPTDTKSREPFCSRLRHCFTSRQRRDFNPRKHLLKNVTGVARSGELLAVMGSSGAGKTTLLNALAFRSPPGVKISPIAVRALNGVPVNAEQLRARCAYVQQDDLFIPSLTTREHLVFQALLRMGRDVPASVKQHRVQEVLQELSLVKCADTIIGAPGRIKGLSGGERKRLAFASETLTDPHLLLCDEPTSGLDSFMAHSVLQVLKGMAMKGKTIILTIHQPSSELYCLFDKILLVAEGRVAFLGSPYQSAEFFSQLGIPCPPNYNPADFYVQMLAIAPAKEVECRETIKKICDSFAVSPIARDVLETASAVSGKTGSDEPYFLGPAEGVGSTGYRSSWWTQFYCILWRSWLSVLKDPMLVKVRLLQTAMVATLIGSIYFGQVLDQDGVMNINGSLFLFLTNMTFQNVFAVINVFSAELPVFLREKRSRLYRVDTYFLGKTIAELPLFIAVPFVFTSITYPMIGLKAGATHYLTTLFIVTLVANVSTSFGYLISCASSSISMALSVGPPVVIPFLIFGGFFLNSASVPSYFKYLSYLSWFRYANEALLINQWSTIVDGDIACTRANVTCPRSGEIILETFNFRVEDFTVDIICLFALIVLFRLGALFCLWLRSRSKE, encoded by the exons CGCTACAGCACGAGCAGCTACCAGGACCAATCGTTGGAAGACGATGGCATCAACACAACGCTGACGAACGATAAGGCGACGCTGATACAGGTGTGGAAGCCGAAGAGCTACGGCTCGGTGAAAGGTCAGATACCGCAGCACGAGCGGCTCACGTACACCTGGAAGGAGATAGACGTGTTCGGCGAGGCGCCGACCGACACGAAATCGCGCGAGCCGTTCTGCAGCCGGCTGCGCCACTGCTTCACCTCGCGCCAGCGCCGGGACTTCAACCCGCGGAAGCACCTGCTGAAGAATGTGACCGGTGTCGCCCGGAGCGGCGAGCTGCTGGCCGTGATGGGCAGTTCCGGGGCGGGCAAGACGACGCTGCTGAACGCGCTCGCCTTCCGCTCGCCGCCGGGCGTGAAAATCTCGCCAATCGCCGTCCGTGCCCTCAACGGGGTGCCGGTGAACGCGGAGCAGCTGCGGGCGCGGTGTGCGTACGTGCAGCAGGACGATCTGTTCATCCCGTCGCTGACGACGCGCGAGCATCTGGTCTTCCAGGCCCTGCTGCGCATGGGACGGGACGTGCCGGCCAGCGTGAAACAGCACCGAGTGCAGGAGGTGCTGCAGGAGCTGTCGCTGGTCAAATGCGCCGACACCATCATCGGTGCGCCCGGCCGCATCAAGGGACTGTCGGGTGGGGAGCGCAAGCGGCTCGCGTTCGCCTCCGAAACGCTCACCGATCCACATCTGCTGCTGTGCGACGAACCGACGTCCGGATTGGACTCCTTCATGGCCCACAGTGTGCTGCAGGTGCTGAAGGGGATGGCGATGAAGGGCAAGACGATCATCCTCACCATTCACCAGCCGTCGTCGGAGCTGTACTGCCTGTTCGACAAGATACTGCTGGTGGCGGAGGGCCGGGTGGCGTTCCTCGGCTCGCCCTACCAATCGGCAGAGTTTTTCTCCCA ACTCGGCATTCCGTGCCCACCGAACTACAATCCAGCGGACTTCTACGTACAGATGCTGGCGATCGCTCCGGCCAAGGAGGTTGAGTGCCGGGAAACGATCAAAAAGATCTGCGACTCGTTCGCGGTCAGCCCGATCGCACGCGACGTGCTCGAGACGGCTTCGGCGGTGTCGGGTAAGACGGGCTCCGATGAGCCGTACTTCCTGGGACCGGCTGAGGGCGTCGGTAGTACCGGCTACCGTTCGAGCTGGTGGACCCAGTTCTACTGCATTCTCTGGCGATCGTGGCTGAGCGTGCTGAAGGACCCGATGCTGGTTAAAGTGCGCCTGTTGCAGACGGCG ATGGTGGCCACCCTCATCGGATCGATCTACTTTGGCCAGGTACTCGACCAGGACGGCGTGATGAACATCAACGGCTCGCTCTTCCTGTTCCTCACCAACATGACCTTCCAGAACGTGTTTGCCGTTATCAATGTGTTCTCCGCCGAGCTGCCAGTGTTCCTGCGAGAAAAGCGTTCCCGTCTGTATCGCGTCGATACCTACTTCCTCGGCAAGACGATCGCCGAGCTGCCGCTGTTCATTGCCGTCCCGTTCGTCTTTACCTCGATCACCTACCCGATGATCGGGCTGAAGGCGGGAGCCACCCACTACTTGACAACGCTCTTCATCGTGACGCTCGTTGCGAACGTGTCCACCTCCTTCGGCTACCTCATATCCTGCGCCAGCTCATCCATCTCGATGGCGCTCTCCGTTGGGCCACCGGTGGTCATTCCGTTCCTTATCTTCGGCGGTTTCTTTCTCAACTCCGCGTCGGTTCCGTCGTACTTCAAGTATCTGTCCTACCTCTCCTGGTTCCGGTACGCCAACGAGGCGCTGCTAATCAACCAGTGGAGCACGATTGTCGACGGTGATATCGCTTGCACCCGCGCCAACGTAACCTGCCCAAGGTCGGGTGAGATCATCCTCGAGACATTTAACTTCCGCGTAGAAGACTTCACGGTCGACATCATCTGCCTGTTCGCACTCATCGTACTCTTCCGTCTCGGTGCCTTGTTTTGCCTGTGGCTGCGCTCTCGCAGCAAGGAGTAA
- the LOC131291234 gene encoding migration and invasion enhancer 1 yields MPQTLVEIEYCNICNSKPQCLELASIIRERIPDAEVVCRSGRRGSFEVQINDTLVHSKLSSLAFPDYEQVVKNVQNAKEGRPVHTVAQQPITDCVVQ; encoded by the exons ATGCCGCAAACACTGGTTGAAATTGAATATTG TAACATCTGCAATTCGAAGCCACAGTGTCTAGAGCTCGCAAGCATCATTCGTGAGCGAATACCAGATGCGGAAGTCGTTTGCCGTTCCGGAAGACGGGGCTCGTTTGAAGTGCAGATAAACGATACATTGGTGCACTCGAAGCTTAGCTCGCTCGCTTTCCCAGACTATGAGCAGGTTGTGAAAAACGTTCAGAACGCCAAAGAAGGTCGTCCAGTGCATACTGTTGCCCAGCAACCAATCACCGATTGCGTAGTACAGTAA
- the LOC131290481 gene encoding NADPH--cytochrome P450 reductase: MADQVESQVPAGNGNDEPFLGPLDMVLLASLVAGAAWYLLRNRKKDNQASQFKSYSIQPTTVSTMTMVENSFIKKLQSSGRRLVVFYGSQTGTAEEFAGRLAKEGIRYQMKGMVADPEECNMEELLMLKNIDKSLAVFCLATYGEGDPTDNCMEFYDWIQNNEVDFTGLNYAVFGLGNKTYEHYNKVGIYVDKRLEELGGNRVFELGLGDDDANIEDYFITWKEKFWPTVCDYFGIESTGDDVLMRQYRLLEQPDVGADRIYTGEVARLHSLKTQRPPFDAKNPFLAPMKVNRELHKAGGRSCMHIEFDIEGSKMRYEAGDHLAMYPVNNNDLVLRLGKLCDANLDAVFSLINTDTDSSKKHPFPCPTTYRTALTHYLEITALPRTHILKELAEYCAEEKDKEFLRFISSTAPEGKAKYQEWIQDSCRNIVHVLEDIPSCRPPIDHVCELLPRLQPRYYSISSSSKLHPTTVHVTAVLVKYETKTGRTNKGVATTFLAEKHPSNDEPLPRVPIFIRKSQFRLPPKPETPVIMVGPGTGIAPFRGFIQERDLSKQEGKEIGKTILYFGCRKRSEDFIYEEELEGYQDRGVINLRVAFSRDQEKKVYVTHLLEQDIDLIWDVIGENKGHFYICGDAKNMATDVRNILTKVIRTKGGLSESEAQQYIKKMEAQKRYSADVWS; the protein is encoded by the exons ATGGCCGACCAAGTTGAATCCCAGGTGCCAGCCGGAAATGGCAATGATGAGCCGTTTCTCGGACCATTAGATATGGTTTTGCTTGCTAGTCTGGTTGCAGGCGCAGCTTGGTACCTTTTGAGAAATCGAAAGAAAGATAATCAAGCAAGTCAGTTCAAATCGTATTCAATCCA ACCTACAACGGTTAGCACAATGACAATGGTGGAAAACTCATTCATCAAGAAGCTGCAATCCTCCGGCCGTCGTTTAGTCGTATTTTATGGTTCGCAAACAGGAACAGCAGAAGAGTTCGCGGGACGACTTGCGAAAGAAGGAATACGTTATCAGATGAAGGGTATGGTAGCCGACCCTGAAGAGTGCAATATG GAGGAGTTGCTGatgttgaaaaacattgaCAAGTCCCTTGCGGTGTTTTGTTTAGCGACCTACGGCGAGGGTGACCCAACCGATAACTGTATGGAATTTTACGATTGGATCCAAAACAATGAAGTGGATTTTACTGGATTGAACTATGCG GTATTTGGGCTTGGTAACAAAACATACGAACACTACAACAAGGTTGGAATATATGTGGACAAACGTTTAGAAGAGCTTGGTGGCAATAGAGTGTTCGAGCTGGGACTGGGCGACGATGATGCCAA CATTGAGGACTACTTCATAAcatggaaggaaaagttcTGGCCTACAGTCTGTGATTACTTTGGAATTGAAAGTACTGGAGATGATGTTTTGATGCGTCAGTATCGGTTGCTAGAGCAACCAGATGTTGGTGCTGATCGTATTTACACCGGTGAAGTAGCGCGATTGCATTCGTTGAAAACACAACGCCCACCTTTCGATGCTAAAAATCCATTCTTGGCACCCATGAAAGTAAATCGAGAGTTACACAAAGCAGGCGGACGCTCTTGCATGCATATTGAGTTCGACATTGAAGGATCGAAAATGCGGTACGAGGCCGGTGACCATTTGGCGATGTATCCGGTGAACAACAATGACTTGGTGCTACGTCTGGGAAAACTCTGCGATGCCAACCTCGACGCGGTATTTTCCCTTATCAATACCGATACAGATAGCAGTAAAAAGCATCCATTCCCTTGCCCAACTACCTATCGCACTGCTCTAACTCACTATTTGGAAATCACTGCGTTACCTAGGACGCACATTTTGAAGGAGTTGGCTGAATATTGTGCGGAGGAAAAGGACAAAGAGTTCTTGCGCTTTATATCCTCCACGGCTCCCGAAGGCAAGGCCAAATATCAGGAATGGATTCAAGACAGCTGTCGCAATATCGTTCACGTGCTGGAAGATATTCCTTCCTGTCGCCCACCGATCGATCATGTGTGTGAACTGCTTCCTCGATTACAACCGCGCTACTATTCGATTTCTTCCTCGTCCAAACTACATCCAACGACGGTCCATGTCACTGCCGTCCTGGTAAagtacgaaacaaaaacgggCAGAACGAACAAGGGTGTGGCAACAACATTCTTAGCCGAGAAACATCCCAGTAACGACGAGCCGCTCCCGCGCGTACCAATCTTTATTCGTAAGAGCCAGTTCCGACTACCGCCGAAACCGGAAACGCCAGTAATCATGGTTGGCCCCGGTACGGGCATTGCGCCATTCCGAGGCTTTATTCAAGAGCGCGACCTGAGCAAgcaggaaggaaaggaaatagGCAAAACGATACTGTACTTCGGTTGTCGCAAGCGCTCCGAAGACTTCATTTATGAAGAA GAACTTGAAGGTTATCAAGACCGTGGAGTCATCAACTTGCGTGTTGCTTTTTCACGTGATCAAGAAAAGAAGGTATACGTCACGCACTTGTTAGAGCAAGATATTGACCTTATATGGGACGTTATAGGAGAAAACAAAGGACATTTCTACATTTGCGG TGATGCAAAAAATATGGCAACAGATGTGCGTAATATTTTAACGAAAGTAATTCGTACGAAAGGAGGACTCAGTGAAAGCGAAGCGCAGCAATACATCAAGAAGATGGAAGCCCAGAAGCGATACTCGGCGGATGTATGGAGCTAA